The following proteins are encoded in a genomic region of Vibrio taketomensis:
- a CDS encoding TetR/AcrR family transcriptional regulator produces the protein MIKRKAGRPNSKTDARALLLIAARELFTVMVYDKVSIRLIAGKAGVDSALIRYYFGNKEGLFETMLRETLSPLNDRLNKLQQNITQDNLIDVMRTYYREMSKLPQFPRLILQVMNMPESKVQRRLLEKVIDDISKPIQTAMFDKLLENGVLRADLDPRLCRVSFISLMVFPFVAPPSMLAIHGVQLSEEFLAQLFEHNLNLMTHGMFNAGSQAVANEN, from the coding sequence ATGATCAAAAGAAAGGCAGGTAGACCAAATAGCAAGACTGACGCGCGGGCACTATTGCTCATAGCAGCACGAGAGCTGTTCACCGTGATGGTGTATGACAAAGTGTCGATTCGCTTAATTGCGGGTAAAGCAGGCGTGGATAGCGCATTAATTCGCTACTATTTTGGCAACAAAGAGGGCTTGTTTGAGACAATGCTACGCGAGACATTGTCGCCATTAAATGATCGTTTGAATAAATTGCAGCAGAATATTACTCAAGACAATCTGATTGATGTTATGCGCACTTATTATCGTGAAATGAGCAAACTTCCTCAATTTCCGCGCTTGATTTTACAAGTGATGAACATGCCGGAATCGAAAGTACAGCGACGATTGCTGGAAAAGGTGATTGATGACATATCGAAACCGATTCAAACTGCGATGTTCGATAAATTATTAGAAAATGGAGTACTACGTGCCGATCTCGATCCTCGTTTGTGCCGAGTCTCGTTTATCTCATTGATGGTATTCCCTTTTGTTGCACCTCCTTCGATGTTGGCAATTCATGGCGTTCAACTAAGTGAGGAGTTTCTTGCGCAGTTGTTTGAACATAACCTCAATTTAATGACTCACGGTATGTTCAATGCAGGATCACAAGCGGTGGCAAACGAGAACTGA
- a CDS encoding DUF3024 domain-containing protein, whose translation MELVSLLQRQLESRAENICRSHNQNLPVELGKASYEPFENGVVFIKQHYLLDSAHCNYSSQVAKVIWNVDAAVWQLFMADEHDDEIWIPYPYLSESNDLTAIMREVEKDPKALFWDN comes from the coding sequence ATGGAGTTAGTCAGTTTGCTACAAAGGCAACTTGAAAGTCGTGCTGAAAATATCTGCCGCAGCCATAATCAAAACTTACCGGTAGAACTCGGTAAAGCCAGTTATGAGCCGTTTGAAAACGGCGTGGTGTTTATCAAACAGCACTATTTACTCGACTCCGCACACTGCAACTACTCTTCTCAAGTCGCTAAAGTTATCTGGAATGTCGATGCTGCCGTATGGCAACTGTTTATGGCTGATGAGCACGATGACGAAATATGGATCCCCTACCCGTATTTAAGTGAGAGCAATGATCTTACCGCTATCATGCGTGAGGTAGAGAAAGATCCCAAAGCGCTGTTTTGGGATAACTAA
- a CDS encoding phosphate ABC transporter substrate-binding protein: MFRVALAALISFPLLSFSAAASEINISGSTSVARIMGMLAEQYNQTHPESYVAVQGIGSTAGITMLKKGVTELGMSSRYLTESEQDESIVVETIAMDGLAVVVNKSNPIENLTREQLYDIYKGKITNWKQLGGSDQEISAVTREASSGSQYSFETLLGLTKVVNNKLVSDVSPDNLVVNSNSMVKTLVNHNSHAIGFVSLGSVDSSVKAVKFEGVAPLNKFVEDGSYELARPFLVFYKVDKVDSQTKAFVQYLRGDEAKQLMDANGYTAVK, translated from the coding sequence ATGTTTCGAGTTGCGTTAGCCGCGTTAATCTCATTTCCTTTGCTATCCTTTTCTGCCGCGGCCAGCGAAATTAATATTTCAGGTTCAACGTCAGTTGCCCGAATAATGGGAATGCTTGCTGAGCAATACAACCAAACTCACCCTGAGAGTTATGTTGCGGTGCAGGGTATTGGCTCGACCGCAGGCATTACCATGCTAAAAAAAGGTGTCACCGAATTAGGTATGAGCTCACGTTACCTAACAGAGAGTGAGCAAGATGAATCTATCGTAGTTGAAACCATTGCGATGGATGGACTGGCCGTGGTGGTTAACAAATCGAACCCAATTGAAAACCTCACTCGTGAGCAGCTTTACGATATCTATAAAGGCAAAATCACTAATTGGAAACAACTAGGTGGCAGTGACCAAGAGATTTCCGCTGTCACACGCGAAGCCTCATCAGGTTCTCAGTACAGTTTTGAAACCCTGTTAGGCTTGACCAAGGTCGTGAACAATAAGCTTGTCTCGGATGTAAGCCCAGATAACTTAGTGGTAAACAGTAATAGCATGGTGAAAACGCTGGTTAACCACAACAGTCATGCAATTGGTTTTGTGTCACTAGGTTCGGTAGATAGCTCAGTTAAAGCTGTGAAATTTGAAGGAGTAGCGCCGCTTAACAAGTTTGTCGAAGACGGCAGTTATGAATTAGCGCGCCCTTTCCTGGTTTTCTACAAGGTGGACAAAGTGGATTCTCAAACCAAAGCGTTTGTGCAGTATCTACGTGGTGATGAAGCGAAGCAGCTGATGGACGCAAATGGCTACACGGCGGTAAAATAG
- a CDS encoding MaoC family dehydratase: MKVADLFKHRSEHDSKQQSEFMQWMSPAVREYWGEFLNKANTRLMFTRLRELQQPAVNDEPPQPKPIELKPEAQALFDELQGKLDTVIHTGDWVSVSQERINQFGQVTEDMQWIHTDPERAAAESPFKTTIAHGFLTLALLPKMTDSVDPEGNLFPTAKMVVNLGLNQVRFPYPVKAGNNIRAVSTLSKVTPIKKGLEVEREIKVEIEGVRRPAAVVVSVIQLHF; the protein is encoded by the coding sequence ATGAAAGTCGCTGACTTATTTAAACATCGTAGTGAACATGACTCTAAACAACAATCAGAGTTCATGCAATGGATGTCGCCTGCTGTACGCGAGTACTGGGGTGAATTCCTTAACAAGGCGAACACTCGTCTTATGTTCACTCGATTACGCGAGCTACAACAGCCTGCGGTAAACGACGAGCCACCTCAGCCAAAACCTATCGAGCTAAAACCTGAAGCGCAAGCTCTTTTCGATGAGCTGCAAGGTAAGCTTGATACTGTTATTCATACTGGTGATTGGGTTAGCGTATCACAAGAGCGTATCAACCAATTCGGTCAAGTAACCGAAGATATGCAATGGATTCACACAGATCCTGAGCGCGCGGCTGCAGAGTCTCCGTTTAAAACAACGATCGCTCATGGCTTCTTGACACTTGCTCTGTTACCTAAGATGACAGACAGTGTTGATCCAGAAGGCAACCTGTTCCCAACGGCTAAAATGGTGGTGAATCTTGGCTTAAACCAAGTTCGTTTCCCATACCCTGTTAAAGCGGGCAACAACATTCGTGCAGTAAGCACCCTTTCTAAAGTGACACCTATCAAGAAAGGCCTTGAAGTTGAACGTGAAATCAAAGTTGAAATCGAGGGCGTTCGCCGTCCTGCTGCTGTAGTAGTATCGGTTATTCAGCTGCATTTCTAA
- a CDS encoding site-specific integrase: protein MYLQKASNGVYQTRICVPKPLRQFGYPFDIKVSLRTKERPEAIARNFIVANYLRSAITRLDTSCPPQFELFKTALDQNIESIRHSFVAGSAGYVHPQYKAVELTAENSIDHSSRSHPSTIESGRNQAPERRKTSTRSKGTSFGDSLALFIKSKRTQGITELSIYQLEHGIKHCTNFLEHKGLGQNTVTSADILDYVDHLIGQKRSAKTNQGYFASVKQYFAWLKAKGIKSENPAEGINPKFKNKQHASEQRERWTETELLKLFQSPEYAAQTEDFKWVTKLQLFHGFRIGEVCQIYVKDIVWLMHIPCIKVTDISKDQHLKNQHAVRAIPLHPQLRNSFLQFYESRKTRKRSPLFHYKPLGKDKDWTKTYRQQFGKLQTKIGMRAGARPTAYSLRHTFIDELKIKDIPEHSVAEVVGHTNNNMTYGRYGKKHRIDKLLEIVAAFEINLEGAL, encoded by the coding sequence ATGTACCTACAAAAAGCGTCCAACGGCGTATATCAAACCCGCATTTGCGTCCCCAAGCCATTAAGACAATTTGGTTATCCATTCGATATCAAAGTTAGCCTTCGTACCAAAGAACGCCCAGAAGCAATTGCACGCAACTTCATAGTCGCTAACTACCTTCGTTCAGCCATAACGAGATTAGATACCTCGTGTCCACCCCAATTTGAACTATTCAAAACGGCACTTGATCAAAATATCGAGAGCATCCGCCATTCGTTTGTTGCAGGCTCAGCAGGATATGTACATCCACAATATAAAGCGGTAGAGCTGACTGCTGAAAATTCTATAGATCACAGCTCTCGCTCGCACCCGTCTACGATTGAATCAGGGAGAAATCAGGCTCCTGAACGCAGAAAGACTTCTACTCGCAGCAAAGGTACTTCTTTTGGTGATTCTCTTGCCTTGTTCATTAAGAGCAAGAGGACGCAAGGGATTACTGAACTCTCGATATATCAACTGGAACATGGCATTAAACATTGTACGAACTTTCTTGAGCATAAAGGATTAGGGCAAAACACGGTAACGAGTGCAGATATACTTGATTATGTAGACCATTTGATCGGTCAAAAGCGCTCGGCAAAAACCAACCAAGGGTATTTTGCATCGGTTAAACAATACTTCGCTTGGCTAAAAGCAAAAGGGATCAAATCAGAGAATCCCGCTGAAGGTATCAACCCTAAGTTTAAGAACAAGCAACACGCATCCGAACAGAGAGAACGCTGGACAGAAACAGAGTTGCTCAAGCTGTTTCAAAGCCCCGAATATGCAGCACAAACAGAAGACTTCAAGTGGGTCACTAAGCTGCAACTTTTCCATGGATTTCGCATTGGCGAGGTGTGCCAAATATACGTTAAGGACATCGTATGGTTGATGCATATTCCTTGCATTAAAGTGACCGATATATCGAAAGATCAGCACTTAAAGAATCAACATGCGGTTCGAGCCATCCCCTTGCATCCGCAGCTGCGCAATAGCTTTTTACAGTTTTACGAATCACGCAAAACCCGAAAACGCTCACCATTATTCCATTATAAGCCACTGGGGAAAGATAAAGACTGGACTAAAACGTATCGCCAGCAGTTTGGAAAGTTACAAACCAAAATAGGAATGCGTGCGGGAGCACGCCCAACCGCTTACAGCTTACGCCATACCTTTATTGATGAGTTAAAAATCAAAGATATTCCAGAACACAGTGTTGCCGAAGTCGTTGGGCACACTAATAACAACATGACCTATGGACGTTATGGAAAAAAACACCGCATAGACAAATTGCTTGAGATTGTTGCAGCGTTCGAAATTAACCTAGAGGGAGCTTTATGA